From Verrucomicrobiia bacterium, a single genomic window includes:
- the gatB gene encoding Asp-tRNA(Asn)/Glu-tRNA(Gln) amidotransferase subunit GatB: MDYEAVIGLETHVQLKTRSKMWCACPNAFGAEPNSLVCPVCLGLPGVLPVANEEALRLTVLTGLLLQCEIPRRAKFDRKNYFYPDVAKNYQITQYDQPSTCRGFVEFEHQGRLEKVRITRAHLEEDVAKNTHFDRESGVDFNRAGVPLLEIVSEPDLRSPELAQAYLNALVEILVQGGISDCDMEKGMVRCDVNVSVRPRGASQLGAKIEIKNMNTFSGVRRALEYEIPRQIDALRRGESLRQETRRWDDVAAVTESMRAKEHAHDYRYLPDPDLLPLEPSETWLAEVRSRLVELPLARKQRLIQLHGLPPGDAEVFKANRPLGDFFERAADGAANPKAVANWIINNLAALLNQSGTPLEAVPFPPRAIADLVALVDSGEINSKIAQEVFTGMFTSGEAPATIVERKGLRQVSDSSALEAACDQAIAAHPGPASDFRQGKAAALNFLKGQVMKLTRGKANPALIGPILERKLNP; this comes from the coding sequence ATGGACTACGAAGCGGTCATCGGCCTGGAAACCCACGTGCAGCTCAAAACCCGCTCGAAGATGTGGTGCGCCTGCCCCAACGCCTTCGGCGCCGAACCCAACTCCCTCGTCTGCCCCGTCTGCCTCGGACTCCCCGGCGTCCTCCCCGTCGCCAACGAGGAGGCCCTCCGCCTCACCGTGCTCACCGGTCTCCTCCTCCAGTGCGAGATCCCCCGCCGCGCCAAGTTCGATCGCAAGAACTACTTCTATCCCGACGTCGCCAAGAACTACCAGATCACCCAGTACGACCAACCCTCCACCTGCCGCGGCTTCGTCGAATTCGAACATCAGGGCCGCCTCGAAAAAGTCCGCATCACCCGCGCCCACCTCGAGGAGGATGTCGCCAAGAACACCCACTTCGACCGGGAGAGCGGCGTCGATTTCAACCGCGCCGGCGTCCCCCTCCTCGAAATCGTTTCCGAACCCGACCTCCGCAGCCCGGAACTCGCCCAGGCCTACCTCAATGCCCTCGTCGAAATCCTCGTCCAGGGCGGCATCAGCGACTGCGACATGGAAAAAGGCATGGTCCGCTGCGACGTCAACGTGAGCGTCCGCCCCCGCGGAGCCTCCCAGCTCGGCGCCAAAATCGAGATCAAGAACATGAACACCTTCTCGGGTGTCCGCCGTGCCCTCGAGTACGAGATCCCACGCCAGATCGATGCCCTCCGCCGCGGCGAATCCCTCCGCCAGGAAACCCGCCGCTGGGACGATGTCGCCGCCGTCACCGAATCCATGCGCGCCAAGGAGCACGCCCACGACTACCGCTATCTCCCCGACCCCGACCTCCTCCCCCTCGAACCCTCCGAAACCTGGCTCGCCGAGGTCCGCTCCCGCCTCGTCGAACTCCCCCTCGCCCGCAAACAGCGCCTGATCCAGCTCCATGGCCTCCCGCCCGGCGACGCCGAGGTCTTCAAGGCCAACCGGCCCCTCGGCGATTTTTTCGAACGCGCCGCCGACGGTGCCGCCAACCCCAAGGCCGTCGCCAATTGGATCATCAACAACCTCGCCGCCCTCCTCAACCAGTCCGGCACCCCCCTCGAAGCCGTCCCCTTCCCACCCCGCGCCATCGCCGATCTCGTCGCCCTCGTCGATTCCGGCGAGATCAATTCAAAGATCGCCCAGGAAGTCTTCACCGGGATGTTCACCTCCGGCGAGGCCCCCGCCACGATCGTCGAACGCAAGGGCCTTCGCCAGGTCAGCGATTCCAGCGCCCTCGAAGCCGCCTGCGACCAGGCCATTGCCGCCCATCCCGGACCCGCCAGCGACTTCCGCCAGGGCAAGGCCGCCGCCCTCAATTTCCTCAAGGGCCAGGTCATGAAACTCACCCGCGGCAAGGCCAACCCCGCCCTCATCGGCCCCATCCTCGAACGGAAACTCAATCCCTGA
- a CDS encoding PD-(D/E)XK nuclease family protein, with the protein MDIEFLIGPAGSGKTHTCLEQIRAALDADPEGPPLLCIAPKQSTFQLERQILGLGVHGFTRLLILPFDRLARWLLAELGQPTGDTLSEEGRTMVLRALILEREADLRAFRTCARTAGFASQLSQVLRELHRAGAGPARLRDAIPAEPSTPGQTSLAAKLHDLALLIEAYRNWLAVHHLHDADHLLIHAAEALVQARRNGSAVPAFAGLWLDGFAEMTVPELNLLAAVLPHCAHGTLAFCLDHPVAPPQGEPIPEPVPGSLWTTTATTFLRCWRQVDALGLNARLHPLPDPAPAPRFRHTPILAHLASAWTRPQAPPSPPEEDRTGILPVECADPEAEALLAVRLIHRHVRQEGGRYRDISVILRRMDGYADVLQRAFRRHGIPFFADHREPMSHHPVAELTRAALHMAAGAWAHDDWLAALKSGLVVDPPRFVDQLENAALRHGLRDDAWLRPSEYRAAAHLSEDAVRCLEAPVGAFRRFRDTLPPAPTGVILAEALRELWAGLEVPETLDRWQHEATDLPPLYRAIHHTAWEQIQSWCSNLALAFATTELPLRDWTAIAEAGLSRLTLGIIPPALDQVLVGAVDRARQPNVRLTLVLGLNEGVFPGAPAAPALLHRADRLRLAEAGLDLGWAPLQQAAREQYFAYIACTRPSERLCVTWSRRGLDGKPAVRSSVAERLLALLGLPPQQPPDPDPTLEYDGRLRAFEGTPCAGDARSLSEWLECPDWFRTLPLDLPPGHPAELVARHVAHLHHHLLPPSGEPERRLAPETVVALHPDGTLTSSVSALEDFAECPFRHFARRQLRLGERPEFKTDPISSGNLLHRTLHRFHQATLEEKGRWRNWRPDEAAARIGQLGRELAATPEFAAFTRDPALAWETHRRLDQLGDAVGQMIRWMETCSFDPLLAEFRFGSAPDCRAGPWSIELPGSRTLRLQGSIDRLDVAVAPDGTCLVAVFDYKSSAISPSAPAVARGFELQLFAYLAFAAASPDLPPTIAHAAPLAAGGAFYVPLAPKVSATGRTAPDDERLASFRKSLTHAGRGNADWRVHFDSSPGTGTPRGSGSDQFKRTHFLPSEEFQTLLDNTVTHLQRHATAILDGTVGVLPVRYSRQKSACDHCPYRSVCRFEPLVGDFRSLQSPIPGPRS; encoded by the coding sequence ATGGACATCGAGTTCCTCATCGGCCCGGCCGGCAGCGGCAAGACCCACACCTGCCTCGAACAGATCCGTGCCGCTCTCGACGCGGATCCCGAGGGCCCGCCCCTGCTCTGCATCGCACCCAAGCAGTCCACCTTCCAACTCGAACGCCAGATCCTCGGCCTCGGTGTCCACGGCTTCACCCGCCTGCTGATCCTCCCCTTCGATCGACTCGCCCGCTGGCTCCTCGCCGAACTCGGACAACCCACCGGCGACACCCTTTCCGAAGAGGGCCGCACCATGGTCCTCCGTGCCCTCATCCTGGAACGGGAAGCCGATCTGCGCGCCTTCCGCACCTGCGCCCGCACCGCCGGCTTCGCCTCCCAGCTCAGTCAGGTCCTGCGCGAACTGCACCGCGCCGGCGCCGGCCCGGCCCGACTCCGCGACGCCATCCCCGCCGAGCCATCCACACCCGGCCAGACCTCCCTCGCCGCCAAACTCCATGACCTGGCCCTGCTGATCGAGGCCTACCGCAACTGGCTCGCCGTCCACCACCTCCACGACGCCGATCACCTGCTCATCCATGCCGCGGAAGCCCTCGTGCAGGCACGCCGCAACGGCAGTGCCGTCCCCGCCTTCGCCGGACTCTGGCTCGACGGCTTCGCCGAGATGACCGTCCCCGAGTTGAACCTCCTCGCCGCCGTCCTGCCCCACTGCGCCCACGGCACCCTCGCCTTCTGCCTCGACCATCCCGTCGCTCCGCCCCAGGGGGAACCCATCCCGGAACCCGTTCCCGGTTCCCTCTGGACCACCACCGCCACCACCTTCCTCCGCTGCTGGCGCCAGGTCGATGCGCTCGGCCTCAACGCCCGCCTCCACCCGCTCCCTGATCCGGCGCCGGCCCCGCGGTTCCGCCACACCCCCATCCTCGCGCACCTCGCCTCGGCCTGGACCCGACCCCAAGCCCCGCCCAGCCCACCCGAGGAGGATCGCACCGGCATCCTGCCCGTCGAATGCGCCGACCCCGAGGCCGAAGCCCTCCTCGCCGTCCGCCTCATTCATCGGCACGTGCGCCAGGAAGGAGGCCGCTACCGCGACATCAGCGTGATCCTCCGCCGCATGGACGGCTACGCGGACGTCCTCCAGCGCGCCTTCCGCCGCCACGGCATCCCCTTTTTCGCCGATCACCGCGAACCGATGTCCCATCATCCCGTCGCCGAACTCACCCGCGCCGCCCTCCACATGGCAGCCGGCGCATGGGCCCACGACGACTGGCTCGCCGCCCTCAAGTCCGGCCTCGTCGTCGATCCGCCCCGGTTCGTCGATCAACTCGAAAATGCCGCCCTCCGCCACGGACTCCGTGACGACGCCTGGCTCCGTCCCTCCGAATACCGCGCCGCGGCGCATCTCTCGGAGGACGCCGTCCGCTGCCTCGAAGCCCCGGTCGGGGCCTTCCGCCGGTTTCGCGATACGCTCCCCCCCGCCCCGACCGGCGTCATCCTCGCCGAGGCCCTGCGGGAACTCTGGGCCGGTCTCGAAGTCCCCGAAACCCTCGATCGCTGGCAACACGAGGCCACCGATCTCCCGCCCCTCTACCGCGCCATCCACCACACCGCCTGGGAACAGATCCAGTCCTGGTGCTCCAACCTCGCCCTCGCCTTCGCCACCACCGAACTCCCGTTGCGCGACTGGACCGCCATCGCCGAGGCCGGGCTGTCCCGGCTCACCCTCGGCATCATCCCTCCCGCCCTCGACCAGGTCCTCGTCGGCGCCGTGGACCGGGCCCGCCAGCCCAATGTCCGCCTGACCCTCGTCCTCGGTCTCAACGAGGGGGTCTTCCCCGGCGCCCCGGCCGCCCCCGCCCTCCTTCACCGCGCCGACCGGTTGCGCCTCGCCGAGGCCGGACTCGACCTCGGCTGGGCCCCCCTTCAACAGGCGGCCCGCGAACAGTACTTCGCCTACATCGCCTGCACCCGCCCCTCCGAACGCCTCTGCGTCACCTGGTCCCGCCGCGGCCTCGATGGCAAACCCGCCGTCCGCTCCTCCGTCGCCGAACGCCTCCTCGCCCTCCTCGGCCTGCCGCCCCAGCAACCCCCCGACCCCGATCCCACCCTCGAATACGACGGACGCCTCCGCGCCTTCGAAGGCACCCCCTGCGCCGGCGACGCCCGTTCCCTCTCCGAATGGCTCGAGTGCCCGGACTGGTTCCGCACCCTCCCTCTCGACCTTCCCCCCGGGCACCCCGCCGAACTGGTCGCCCGCCACGTCGCCCATCTCCACCACCATCTCCTTCCTCCCTCCGGCGAACCCGAACGACGCCTCGCCCCCGAAACCGTCGTCGCCCTCCACCCCGACGGAACCCTCACCTCCTCGGTCAGCGCCCTCGAGGACTTCGCCGAATGTCCCTTCCGCCACTTCGCCCGCCGCCAGCTCCGCCTCGGTGAACGTCCGGAGTTCAAGACCGACCCCATCAGCTCCGGAAACCTCCTTCACCGTACCCTCCACCGCTTCCACCAGGCCACCCTCGAGGAAAAGGGACGCTGGCGGAACTGGCGCCCCGACGAGGCCGCCGCCCGCATCGGTCAACTCGGGCGCGAACTCGCCGCCACGCCCGAGTTCGCCGCCTTCACCCGCGACCCCGCCCTCGCCTGGGAAACCCACCGGCGCCTCGACCAGCTCGGCGACGCCGTCGGGCAGATGATCCGCTGGATGGAAACCTGTTCCTTCGATCCGCTCCTCGCCGAATTCCGTTTCGGCTCCGCCCCGGATTGCCGGGCCGGCCCGTGGTCCATCGAACTCCCCGGCAGCCGCACCCTCCGCCTTCAGGGCAGCATCGACCGCCTCGATGTCGCCGTGGCGCCCGACGGCACCTGCCTCGTCGCGGTCTTCGACTACAAGTCCTCCGCCATCAGCCCCTCCGCGCCTGCCGTGGCCCGCGGCTTCGAACTCCAGCTCTTCGCCTACCTTGCCTTCGCCGCCGCCTCGCCCGACCTGCCGCCCACCATCGCGCACGCCGCCCCGCTCGCCGCCGGCGGCGCCTTCTACGTCCCGCTCGCCCCCAAGGTCAGCGCCACCGGCCGCACCGCTCCCGACGACGAACGCCTCGCGTCCTTCCGCAAATCCCTCACCCATGCCGGCCGCGGCAACGCCGACTGGAGGGTCCACTTCGATTCCTCCCCGGGCACGGGAACCCCCAGAGGCTCGGGATCCGACCAGTTCAAGCGAACCCATTTCCTGCCCTCCGAGGAGTTTCAAACCCTCCTCGACAACACCGTGACGCACCTCCAACGCCATGCCACCGCCATCCTCGATGGAACCGTCGGCGTCCTCCCGGTCCGCTACAGCCGCCAGAAATCCGCCTGCGACCACTGTCCCTACCGCTCCGTCTGCCGCTTCGAACCCCTCGTCGGCGACTTCCGCTCGCTCCAGTCTCCAATCCCCGGTCCGAGGTCGTGA
- a CDS encoding UvrD-helicase domain-containing protein produces MSQPTPQQRQAIDARGAILLTAGAGTGKTATLVQRCLRLVIEAGVDIDRLLVVTFTNAAAAEMKQRLREALRHAATQPDAPEALQRQLLLLEAAPIATLHSFCLDLIRTHFAELHLDPAVAVLDESLATPLARQTARRLALDALANDPDTRTLADHYCQARIDPLVDLLLETHRFFVAQPRAARCLDAQLNRFEPLAPNAWNPLRPSMFTAWLLESAPAVRTQIPLTIEGIEQDRNFAGKSPTGEGLRHLTTLLPSLIPLLDPLPNDATIADWTRRLDALLAFADDSLWARGSKKHRGCLEDFLEDVALLRTWCPTDGLDPLDVEWTAARAPMSALLRLARQFATAFTDAKRALGGVDFADLEQLALELLTDPEGRPTPVALEWRERFEHVFVDECQDINPAQEAILQALARHGEHANLFMVGDVKQSIYRFRMAAPDLFQRHLRQWPALPHHQVLPLTENFRSRAGIVAFVNALFDTLMQPRLGDVGYGPADRLAFALPDRRAPLSLHPPEGQGPQGAAPDPDCRVELHLIREVANATASADTGADDSGADPWEDLLELERQAHVIAARLRELMDGQHQVWDRTTHTFRPMTWNDVGILLRSVSGRSGPFLREFRRRAIPLSVEQGDFLDTLEASDLTSLLRLLDNPRQDIPLFAVLRSPWFGWSLDQLVQLRLAGAHGDAWERLEHAAQQRNAHGQAARDFLQTLERWRRLALMSSLTCVLETALAETRYEAFLLTLPDGPDRVANVRRYLDLARRYDPLQRQGLFRFLRFLDDQRDAGREIDPLPPRRADAVQWMSIHKSKGLEFPVVVVAGLSAPFHFPASKAPLILSRTVGPAPQFVDLPARRRHESLVLWHARREERAASLAEELRLLYVAVTRARDTLILVGACKPESRTWIERTSLPPAAGVPRALRATEWIGLWLGGSLDGSIDSGEATFGEEPDTARLRWHFHAGTLEPREPSPSPGDPDLPPDDASARMPSLDLTPAKDPASLIPAKTSASALRRLGPEPDAEAAPAVKPRHRPFPAARPRDDAPGSPTRIGTAHHLFLQHLDLTPEPSDTHLHEHARTLVTRGILRDSDLPHLDLAAIAHFWRSPLGAEIRTHALRVRRELPFTAAFHPSELPAFATTPPPDPDEFIVVQGAVDLAVLLPTETWLVDFKTDHITLEEIESRAADHRHQLQLYATALERIHRRPVTRSVLHFLHPRHTWSALPA; encoded by the coding sequence ATGAGCCAGCCCACCCCCCAGCAACGCCAGGCCATCGACGCCCGTGGCGCCATCCTCCTCACCGCCGGCGCCGGCACCGGCAAGACGGCCACCCTCGTCCAGCGCTGCCTCCGCCTCGTGATCGAGGCCGGCGTCGATATCGATCGCCTCCTCGTCGTCACCTTCACCAATGCCGCCGCCGCCGAGATGAAACAGCGTCTCCGCGAGGCCCTCCGCCACGCCGCCACCCAACCCGACGCCCCCGAAGCCCTCCAGCGTCAGCTCCTCCTCCTCGAAGCCGCCCCCATCGCCACCCTCCACTCCTTCTGCCTCGATCTCATCCGCACCCACTTCGCCGAACTTCACCTCGACCCCGCCGTCGCCGTCCTCGACGAATCCCTCGCCACCCCGCTCGCCCGTCAGACCGCCCGCCGCCTCGCCCTCGATGCCCTGGCCAACGACCCCGACACCCGCACGCTGGCGGACCACTACTGCCAGGCCCGCATCGATCCCCTCGTCGATCTGCTCCTCGAAACCCACCGCTTCTTCGTCGCCCAACCCCGCGCCGCCCGCTGCCTCGACGCCCAACTCAACCGCTTCGAACCCCTCGCCCCCAACGCCTGGAACCCCCTCCGACCCTCCATGTTCACCGCCTGGTTGCTGGAGTCGGCCCCCGCCGTCCGTACCCAGATCCCCCTGACGATCGAGGGCATCGAGCAGGACAGGAACTTCGCCGGCAAATCGCCAACCGGCGAGGGGCTCCGCCACCTCACCACCCTCCTCCCGTCCCTGATCCCGCTCCTCGATCCCCTGCCCAACGACGCCACGATCGCGGATTGGACCCGGCGCCTCGACGCCCTCCTCGCCTTCGCCGACGATTCCCTCTGGGCCCGCGGCTCCAAGAAACACCGCGGCTGCCTGGAGGATTTCCTCGAAGACGTCGCCCTCCTCCGCACCTGGTGCCCCACGGACGGCCTCGATCCCCTGGACGTCGAATGGACCGCCGCCCGGGCCCCGATGTCCGCCCTGCTGCGCCTGGCCCGCCAGTTCGCCACGGCCTTCACCGACGCGAAGCGCGCGCTCGGCGGGGTGGACTTCGCCGACCTCGAACAACTCGCCCTCGAACTCCTCACCGACCCCGAAGGCCGTCCCACCCCCGTCGCCCTCGAATGGCGCGAGCGCTTCGAACACGTCTTCGTGGACGAATGCCAGGACATCAACCCCGCCCAGGAGGCCATCCTCCAGGCCCTCGCCCGCCACGGCGAACACGCCAACCTCTTCATGGTCGGCGACGTCAAGCAGAGCATCTACCGCTTCCGGATGGCCGCCCCAGACCTCTTCCAACGCCACCTCCGCCAGTGGCCCGCCCTCCCCCATCACCAGGTCCTGCCCCTCACCGAGAACTTTCGCAGCCGCGCCGGGATCGTCGCCTTCGTCAACGCCCTCTTCGATACCCTCATGCAACCGCGCCTCGGCGACGTCGGCTACGGCCCCGCCGATCGTCTCGCCTTCGCCCTGCCCGATCGCCGCGCGCCCCTCTCCCTCCACCCCCCCGAAGGCCAGGGCCCCCAGGGCGCCGCCCCCGACCCCGATTGCCGCGTCGAACTCCACCTCATTCGGGAAGTCGCCAATGCCACCGCCAGCGCCGACACCGGCGCCGATGACTCAGGCGCCGATCCGTGGGAGGACCTCCTCGAACTCGAACGCCAGGCCCACGTCATCGCCGCCCGCCTCCGCGAACTGATGGATGGCCAGCACCAGGTCTGGGATCGCACCACCCACACTTTCCGTCCGATGACCTGGAACGACGTCGGGATCCTGCTCCGCTCGGTCTCCGGACGGTCCGGCCCCTTCCTCCGCGAATTCCGCCGCCGTGCCATCCCGCTGTCCGTCGAACAGGGCGACTTCCTCGACACCCTCGAAGCCTCCGACCTTACCAGCCTCCTTCGCCTGCTCGACAACCCCCGGCAGGACATCCCCCTGTTCGCCGTCCTCCGGTCCCCCTGGTTCGGCTGGTCCCTCGATCAACTCGTCCAACTCCGCCTCGCCGGGGCCCACGGCGACGCCTGGGAACGACTCGAACACGCCGCCCAACAGCGCAACGCCCACGGCCAGGCCGCCCGCGATTTCCTTCAAACCCTCGAACGCTGGCGGCGCCTCGCCCTCATGAGTTCCCTCACCTGCGTCCTCGAAACCGCCCTCGCCGAAACCCGCTACGAAGCCTTTCTCCTCACCCTCCCCGACGGCCCCGACCGCGTCGCCAATGTCCGTCGTTACCTCGATCTCGCCCGCCGCTACGATCCCCTCCAGCGTCAGGGCCTCTTCCGTTTCCTCCGCTTCCTCGACGATCAGCGCGATGCCGGACGCGAAATCGATCCGCTGCCCCCGCGCCGGGCCGACGCCGTCCAGTGGATGTCCATCCACAAAAGCAAGGGACTCGAGTTCCCCGTCGTCGTCGTCGCCGGCCTCTCCGCCCCGTTCCATTTCCCCGCCTCGAAGGCCCCGCTCATCCTCTCCCGAACCGTCGGACCCGCCCCTCAGTTCGTCGACCTCCCCGCCCGGCGCCGTCACGAAAGCCTCGTCCTCTGGCACGCCCGCCGCGAGGAACGCGCCGCCAGTCTCGCCGAGGAACTGCGCCTCCTCTACGTCGCCGTCACCCGCGCCCGCGACACCCTCATCCTCGTCGGCGCCTGCAAACCCGAAAGCCGCACCTGGATCGAACGCACCTCCCTCCCTCCCGCCGCCGGCGTCCCCCGCGCCCTTCGCGCCACCGAATGGATCGGTCTCTGGCTCGGCGGATCCCTCGACGGCTCCATCGACTCCGGCGAGGCCACCTTCGGTGAGGAGCCCGATACCGCCCGGCTCCGCTGGCACTTCCACGCCGGCACCCTCGAACCCCGCGAGCCTTCCCCTTCCCCCGGAGATCCCGACCTCCCACCCGACGACGCCTCCGCCCGGATGCCGTCCCTCGATCTCACCCCGGCCAAAGACCCGGCTTCCCTCATCCCCGCCAAGACCTCCGCCAGCGCCCTGCGCCGTCTCGGACCCGAACCCGACGCCGAAGCCGCCCCGGCCGTGAAGCCCCGGCACCGCCCCTTCCCCGCCGCCCGCCCCCGCGACGACGCCCCCGGCTCCCCCACCCGGATCGGCACCGCCCACCACCTCTTCCTCCAGCACCTCGACCTCACCCCGGAACCCTCCGACACCCACCTCCACGAGCACGCCCGGACTCTCGTGACCCGCGGCATCCTGCGCGACTCCGACCTGCCCCACCTCGACCTCGCCGCCATCGCCCACTTCTGGCGTTCCCCGCTCGGCGCCGAAATCCGCACCCACGCCCTCCGGGTCCGTCGCGAACTCCCCTTCACCGCCGCCTTTCACCCCTCCGAACTCCCGGCCTTCGCGACGACACCCCCGCCGGACCCCGACGAATTCATCGTCGTCCAGGGCGCCGTCGATCTCGCCGTCCTGCTCCCCACGGAAACCTGGCTCGTGGACTTCAAGACCGACCACATCACCCTCGAAGAAATCGAATCCCGCGCCGCCGACCATCGCCACCAGCTCCAGCTCTACGCCACCGCCCTCGAACGCATTCACCGCCGCCCCGTGACCCGCAGCGTCCTCCACTTTCTCCACCCCCGACACACCTGGTCCGCCCTCCCCGCCTGA
- a CDS encoding transposase, whose amino-acid sequence MNPDNLPPETQSGAEHRTPNWPHAPSHRLAEGGTFIVTAGTYRKTRFFAGEERLKGLHDGLLRYAARHDWRLEAWAVFPNHYHFVGHSPVGAEDGAASLTVFLADLHQNSAAWVNRLDDSRGRKVWHNFWETRLTFEKSYFARLNYVHQNAVKHGLVAVANQYRWCSAAWFEREAEPAMVRTIYAFKTDHVKVLDDF is encoded by the coding sequence ATGAACCCGGACAACCTCCCGCCCGAAACCCAAAGCGGTGCGGAGCACCGCACTCCAAATTGGCCGCATGCTCCCTCCCACCGGCTCGCCGAGGGTGGGACGTTTATCGTGACGGCGGGGACTTACCGGAAGACGCGCTTCTTTGCGGGGGAAGAGCGCTTGAAGGGACTGCATGACGGGCTGCTGAGGTATGCGGCGCGTCACGACTGGCGGCTCGAGGCGTGGGCGGTGTTCCCGAATCATTACCACTTCGTCGGGCACTCGCCGGTGGGGGCCGAGGACGGGGCGGCGTCGCTGACGGTATTTCTGGCCGACCTGCACCAGAACAGCGCAGCGTGGGTGAACAGGCTGGACGACTCGAGAGGGCGGAAGGTGTGGCACAACTTCTGGGAGACGCGGCTGACCTTCGAGAAGAGCTACTTCGCGCGGCTGAACTATGTGCATCAAAACGCCGTGAAGCACGGTCTCGTCGCAGTGGCGAACCAGTATCGCTGGTGCAGCGCCGCGTGGTTCGAGCGCGAGGCGGAACCGGCGATGGTGCGGACGATCTATGCCTTCAAGACGGATCACGTGAAGGTGCTGGACGATTTCTGA